From Solanum lycopersicum chromosome 8, SLM_r2.1, the proteins below share one genomic window:
- the LOC101256616 gene encoding eukaryotic translation initiation factor 4G-like isoform X1, whose product MQRRGDQKKSESQNQYKRNSRVGGRSPSAQPQYQRVTSGKGGGSSVLPPPSPDSDSSSPTTQSFKKSDGETGPLKVTDAVQNDAPAITSGSDKFVEPADRIRHEDNQIVSSALSSHHTSSDLDPSAPKTPMKDDTSKNVSLQFGSFTPGFVNGMQIPQRTNSAPPNMDEQKRIQARSSPFRPLQLLSSSTPHQPQLREDIGKPMNKNPDPQHSHERDLPVHVQVPAAQAVGSMQKLSSLPFPGVPVNPPFLQPHGPVQFGMPGPQVQHQGIPCSSFPMPMPMPLPVGNPNQVRHPPFVPGLQPHPMQLQGAIQHGQMMNFPSKFGHQLSTPFGNMGVGIPPQFGQHVRKVNSRKSVKITHPDTHEELKLDEKVDMKLDGGSSGLAIHHPGGLPSQPMHYGPSLPMSFSPQMSPNPMFLQNAPSVPITNSLVAPCAPGLGYSSSVQMAINQAPGSVRREVLASSYPVSLKTAETEKALQPPLRVNSSEEGSRILPETSVEASESASKPTTFASPSSTSLVSVDIPPSGSATAIGSNVNHVRGVDYVETELKNPPKKSQLHPQQLREEGNSASKSNPTPTNSVDRISEGQNAATIETQAAVKETQTERNSNEWNASGQVSSTGGCETNNVVHQLSHSAASLSDCNVSKIVVPVATNNNKEVLPSASGAKCNEDSHIHTSPSSPSNTKTRGKVSEETKTEYRRVQGSTPKDKHTNKVKSANSRGKKKRREILQKADAAGDASDLYMAFKGPKEKLQSSVSSGSVESCSSLTARKISSSSNEDFSANEDKKTTAEPNSWEDAAMSTPKLETSGDNKIVNDNLRHPNGGSDTTGHMRYSRDFLLTLSSHFGDLPDNFEVPWHMAEALLSPNSSISKGVDFNKNGPNFGPGQINSRQGSSSWSDNRPTGMADDGRWTNEQHIDINQGGNANGARPGRGNHKNMRNLQGQPPNQYVSVFPAGTMLPLASQGGIQHIRSDANRWQRVSGSRKGSFASHSPLQVMHKADKKYEIRKVTDAEEAKRRHLKAILNKLTPQNFEKLFEQVKEVNIDSATTLAGVISQIFDKALMEPTFCEMYANFCYHLAGELPDFVEDNQKITFKRLLLDKCQEEFERGEREEAEADSMEEDGAVKLSEGKREEMRLQTRRRMLGNIRLIGELYKKKMLTERIMHECIQKLLGQYQTPDEEDIESLCKLMSTIGEMIDHSKAKDYMDAYFDMMTTMANNTDLSTRVRFMLMDIIDLRKNKWQQRRKVEGPKKIEEVRRDAVQERRAQVGRSPRGSSTVSSARRGQPADLSPRSSMLSSPAPQMTPFRGIPSQNRGFGSQDCRLEAKHPHESRTSSAAMPQRSSDDYKTMSLGPRGGPGRGTPFRGQVMHSASPVTASAGGWSPYNSRQESISKYAPGTVVKPTANYARPNQHEHAHYAEKELTNTNRPFGASAEPPASNSPGTIWSEERLGEMSIAAIREFYSAVDEDEVVLRIGELNSPSFHPMMLSIWVNDSFQRKERDRDLLARLLISLTKSKVVLETKHLIEGFESVLATLEDEVTDAPKAAVFLGRIFGRLISENVISLKEAGHLIQHGGEESGHLLQTGLGYEVLESTFDLIRSEKGESALKDICSASSTQLEDFRPPVLSK is encoded by the exons ATGCAGCGCAGGGGTGATCAGAAGAAAAGTGAATCGCAGAATCAGTATAAGAGAAATAGTAGAGTTGGTGGTCGGTCACCATCAGCACAGCCACAGTATCAACGGGTCACTTCTGGAAAAGGCGGTGGTAGCTCTGTTCTACCTCCTCCTTCTCCCGATTCCGATTCCTCTTCTCCAACCACGCAAAG CTTCAAGAAGTCTGATGGAGAAACAGGTCCACTGAAAGTGACTGATGCTGTGCAAAATGATGCCCCTGCCATAACCTCAGGATCAg ATAAATTCGTTGAGCCAGCAGATAGAATCAGACATGAAGATAACCAAATTGTTTCTAGTGCTCTTTCTTCTCATCATACATCTTCAGATTTGGATCCGTCAGCTCCTAAGACCCCCATGAAAG ATGACACTTCTAAAAATGTATCTCTTCAATTTGGAAGCTTTACCCCGGGTTTTGTGAATGGAATGCAG ATTCCTCAAAGGACCAACTCAGCACCCCCCAACATGGATGAGCAGAAGCGCATTCAG GCACGATCTAGTCCTTTTAGACCACTGCAGCTTTTATCTTCTTCTACTCCACATCAGCCGCAGCTGAGGGAGGACATTGGGAAGCCGATGAATAAAAATCCGGATCCTCAGCATTCTCATGAAAGAGATCTACCTGTTCATGTTCAGGTTCCAGCAGCTCAGGCTGTTGGTAGCATGCAGAAGTTATCTTCTCTCCCTTTTCCGGGGGTTCCAGTGAATCCTCCTTTTCTGCAGCCTCATGGTCCTGTGCAGTTCGGAATGCCTGGACCACAGGTTCAACATCAAGGAATACCTTGTTCTTCGTTCCCAATGCCAATGCCAATGCCACTACCAGTTGGAAATCCCAACCAAGTTAGGCATCCTCCATTTGTCCCTGGTCTGCAACCTCACCCTATGCAGCTTCAGGGAGCAATCCAACATGGACAAATGATGAACTTCCCTTCTAAATTTGGTCATCAGCTGAGCACTCCATTTGGCAACATGGGAGTTGGGATTCCACCACAGTTTGGGCAGCATGTTAGGAAGGTTAATTCTCGCAAATCTGTTAAAATTACTCATCCCGACACTCATGAAGAGTTGAAACTAGATGAGAAGGTTGACATGAAATTGGATGGTGGTTCATCTGGCTTGGCAATACATCATCCTGGGGGCTTACCATCACAGCCTATGCATTATGGTCCCTCTCTCCCTATGAGCTTTTCCCCACAGATGTCCCCGAATCCTATGTTCTTACAAAATGCTCCTTCAGTTCCTATAACAAACTCCCTTGTGGCTCCCTGCGCTCCAGGACTAGGATATAGCTCTTCAG TTCAAATGGCAATTAACCAAGCTCCAGGCTCTGTAAGAAGAGAGGTTTTGGCATCTTCATATCCAGTTTCCTTGAAGACAGCAGAAACAGAAAAGGCACTGCAACCACCTTTGAGAGTTAACTCTAGTGAAGAGGGATCAAGGATTCTCCCGGAAACCTCTGTTGAGGCATCAGAATCTGCCTCCAAGCCAACAACTTTTGCTTCACCCTCAAGCACATCACTTGTTTCTGTCGATATACCTCCTTCTGGTAGTGCTACAGCTATAGGAAGCAATGTTAACCATGTTCGAGGAGTCGATTATGTTGAGACCGAGTTGAAGAACCCTCCAAAGAAAAGCCAATTGCATCCTCAACAACTACGAGAG GAAGGAAATTCCGCATCCAAATCGAATCCTACTCCAACAAATTCAGTAGACCGTATTTCTGAAGGTCAAAATGCTGCAACTATAGAAACCCAAGCAGCAGTGAAAGAAACTCAAACTGAAAGAAACTCAAATGAATGGAATGCATCGGGTCAAGTATCAAGCACAGGAGGCTGTGAAACTAACAATGTAGTACATCAGTTGTCACATTCTGCTGCTTCCTTATCAGATTGCAATGTTTCTAAAATTGTGGTGCCTGTTgctacaaataataataaagaagttTTGCCTTCTGCATCTGGAGCAAAGTGTAATGAGGATTCTCATATTCATACTTCACCGTCATCTCCATCAAATACCAAAACTAGGGGAAAAGTCTCTGAGGAAACAAAAACTGAATATCGCCGTGTTCAAGGATCAACTCCAAAGGATAAACATACAAATAAGGTGAAAAGTGCAAACTCCAGGGGAAAGAAAAAGAGGAGAGAAATTCTTCAGAAAGCTGATGCAGCTGGAGATGCATCTGATCTTTATATGGCATTTAAGGGACCCAAGGAGAAACTACAATCTTCTGTTTCTTCAGGAAGTGTTGAGAGTTGTTCCAGTCTCACTGCAAGGAAGATATCATCAAGTTCCAATGAAGATTTTTCGGCAAATGAAGATAAAAAGACTACAGCTGAACCAAACAGCTGGGAAGATGCTGCTATGTCAACTCCAAAGTTGGAAACTTCTGGTGACAATAAAATTGTTAATGATAATCTTAGGCATCCAAATGGTGGAAGTGATACTACAGGACACATGAGATACTCAAGAGATTTCCTTCTTACCCTTTCTTCTCATTTTGGTGATCTCCCTGATAATTTTGAAGTTCCATGGCATATGGCGGAGGCCCTTTTGAGTCCTAACTCTAGCATTTCGAAAGGGGTAGATTTTAACAAGAATGGTCCAAACTTCGGTCCTGGACAAATTAATAGCAGACAAGGCAGCTCTTCTTGGTCTGACAACCGTCCTACTGGAATGGCAGATGATGGCAGGTGGACCAATGAGCAACATATTGATATCAACCAAGGAGGAAACGCTAATGGTGCTCGTCCGGGTCGAGGAAACCACAAGAATATGAGGAATCTACAAGGACAGCCACCTAACCAATATGTATCTGTGTTTCCTGCTGGAACAATGCTGCCATTAGCCTCTCAGGGAGGAATACAACATATTCGGTCCGATGCCAACCGCTGGCAGCGGGTTTCTGGCTCCCGAAAAGGTTCATTTGCTTCTCACTCTCCACTGCAAGTTATGCACAAAGCTGACAAGAAATATGAGATACGCAAAGTGACTGATGCAGAAGAGGCAAAACGTAGACACTTGAAAGCTATCCTCAACAAGCTAACGCCACAAAATTTTGAGAAGCTGTTTGAGCAAGTAAAGGAGGTTAATATTGATAGTGCTACCACTCTTGCTGGTGTCATTTCCCAGATATTTGACAAAGCTCTCATGGAGCCAACATTTTGTGAGATGTATGCAAATTTTTGTTATCATCTAGCCGGGGAACTTCCTGATTTTGTGGAGGACAATCAGAAAATAACCTTCAAGAGACTGCTCCTAGATAAATGCCAGGAGGAGTTTGAGAGAGGTGAAAGAGAAGAAGCAGAAGCCGACAGTATGGAAGAGGATGGAGCGGTAAAGCTGTCAGAGGGAAAGAGAGAGGAGATGAGGTTACAAACACGAAGAAGGATGTTAGGTAACATCAGATTGATTGGAGAATTATACAAGAAGAAGATGCTTACAGAGAGGATAATGCATGAGTGCATCCAGAAATTGCTTGGGCAGTACCAGACTCCAGATGAGGAAGATATTGAGTCTCTCTGCAAGCTTATGAGCACTATAGGAGAAATGATCGACCATTCCAAGGCAAAGGATTACATGGACGCGTATTTTGATATGATGACGACAATGGCTAACAATACAGATTTGTCTACAAGGGTGAGGTTTATGTTGATGGATATTATtgatttgagaaaaaataagtGGCAGCAAAGAAGAAAAGTAGAAGGCCCCAAAAAAATAGAGGAAGTGCGAAGAGATGCTGTGCAAGAACGTCGAGCTCAGGTTGGTCGGTCCCCTCGTGGTTCAAGCACTGTTTCCTCTGCTAGAAGAGGGCAGCCTGCAGATTTAAGTCCTCGTTCATCCATGCTTTCTTCTCCAGCTCCTCAGATGACTCCTTTTCGTGGAATACCATCACAAAATCGTGGATTTGGAAGCCAGGATTGCAGGTTAGAAGCTAAACATCCACATGAGAGTAGGACATCATCAGCTGCCATGCCACAGCGATCTAGTGATGATTATAAAACAATGAGCCTTGGTCCGCGGGGAGGCCCCGGAAGGGGAACGCCTTTCAGGGGTCAAGTAATGCATTCTGCTAGTCCCGTGACTGCCAGTGCAGGTGGGTGGTCACCATACAACTCAAGACAAGAATCAATATCCAAATATGCTCCAGGGACAGTTGTGAAGCCTACTGCTAATTATGCTCGGCCAAATCAACATGAGCACGCACATTATGCAGAAAAAGAATTAACAAATACAAATCGTCCTTTTGGGGCATCTGCCGAACCACCAGCGTCAAATTCACCAGGAACGATATGGTCTGAAGAACGTCTTGGAGAAATGTCGATTGCAGCTATTCGTGAATTTTACAG TGCAGTTGATGAGGACGAAGTTGTTCTACGCATTGGAGAATTGAACTCACCAAGCTTTCATCCAATGATGCTATCGATATGGGTAAATGACTCGTTTCAGAGGAAAGAAAGGGACAGGGATCTTCTTGCTCGGCTTCTTATCAGTCTTACAAAGTCAAAGGTGGTACTGGAAACCAAACATCTCATTGAGGG GTTTGAATCAGTTTTAGCTACTTTGGAGGACGAAGTTACTGATGCTCCAAAAGCAGCTGTATTTCTTGGTCGCATTTTCGGTAGATTAATCAGCGAAAATGTGATCTCTCTGAAAGAAGCAGGACATCTTATACAACATGGTGGTGAGGAGTCTGGTCATCTTCTGCAAACTGGATTGGGATACGAAGTTCTCGAAAGTACATTTGACCTTATAAGATCAGAGAAGGGAGAATCAGCCTTGAAAGACATCTGCAGCGCGTCCAGCACACAGTTGGAAGATTTTAGACCTCCTGTTCTGTCCAAATGA
- the LOC101256616 gene encoding eukaryotic translation initiation factor 4G-like isoform X4, with the protein MKDDTSKNVSLQFGSFTPGFVNGMQIPQRTNSAPPNMDEQKRIQARSSPFRPLQLLSSSTPHQPQLREDIGKPMNKNPDPQHSHERDLPVHVQVPAAQAVGSMQKLSSLPFPGVPVNPPFLQPHGPVQFGMPGPQVQHQGIPCSSFPMPMPMPLPVGNPNQVRHPPFVPGLQPHPMQLQGAIQHGQMMNFPSKFGHQLSTPFGNMGVGIPPQFGQHVRKVNSRKSVKITHPDTHEELKLDEKVDMKLDGGSSGLAIHHPGGLPSQPMHYGPSLPMSFSPQMSPNPMFLQNAPSVPITNSLVAPCAPGLGYSSSVQMAINQAPGSVRREVLASSYPVSLKTAETEKALQPPLRVNSSEEGSRILPETSVEASESASKPTTFASPSSTSLVSVDIPPSGSATAIGSNVNHVRGVDYVETELKNPPKKSQLHPQQLREEGNSASKSNPTPTNSVDRISEGQNAATIETQAAVKETQTERNSNEWNASGQVSSTGGCETNNVVHQLSHSAASLSDCNVSKIVVPVATNNNKEVLPSASGAKCNEDSHIHTSPSSPSNTKTRGKVSEETKTEYRRVQGSTPKDKHTNKVKSANSRGKKKRREILQKADAAGDASDLYMAFKGPKEKLQSSVSSGSVESCSSLTARKISSSSNEDFSANEDKKTTAEPNSWEDAAMSTPKLETSGDNKIVNDNLRHPNGGSDTTGHMRYSRDFLLTLSSHFGDLPDNFEVPWHMAEALLSPNSSISKGVDFNKNGPNFGPGQINSRQGSSSWSDNRPTGMADDGRWTNEQHIDINQGGNANGARPGRGNHKNMRNLQGQPPNQYVSVFPAGTMLPLASQGGIQHIRSDANRWQRVSGSRKGSFASHSPLQVMHKADKKYEIRKVTDAEEAKRRHLKAILNKLTPQNFEKLFEQVKEVNIDSATTLAGVISQIFDKALMEPTFCEMYANFCYHLAGELPDFVEDNQKITFKRLLLDKCQEEFERGEREEAEADSMEEDGAVKLSEGKREEMRLQTRRRMLGNIRLIGELYKKKMLTERIMHECIQKLLGQYQTPDEEDIESLCKLMSTIGEMIDHSKAKDYMDAYFDMMTTMANNTDLSTRVRFMLMDIIDLRKNKWQQRRKVEGPKKIEEVRRDAVQERRAQVGRSPRGSSTVSSARRGQPADLSPRSSMLSSPAPQMTPFRGIPSQNRGFGSQDCRLEAKHPHESRTSSAAMPQRSSDDYKTMSLGPRGGPGRGTPFRGQVMHSASPVTASAGGWSPYNSRQESISKYAPGTVVKPTANYARPNQHEHAHYAEKELTNTNRPFGASAEPPASNSPGTIWSEERLGEMSIAAIREFYSAVDEDEVVLRIGELNSPSFHPMMLSIWVNDSFQRKERDRDLLARLLISLTKSKVVLETKHLIEGFESVLATLEDEVTDAPKAAVFLGRIFGRLISENVISLKEAGHLIQHGGEESGHLLQTGLGYEVLESTFDLIRSEKGESALKDICSASSTQLEDFRPPVLSK; encoded by the exons ATGAAAG ATGACACTTCTAAAAATGTATCTCTTCAATTTGGAAGCTTTACCCCGGGTTTTGTGAATGGAATGCAG ATTCCTCAAAGGACCAACTCAGCACCCCCCAACATGGATGAGCAGAAGCGCATTCAG GCACGATCTAGTCCTTTTAGACCACTGCAGCTTTTATCTTCTTCTACTCCACATCAGCCGCAGCTGAGGGAGGACATTGGGAAGCCGATGAATAAAAATCCGGATCCTCAGCATTCTCATGAAAGAGATCTACCTGTTCATGTTCAGGTTCCAGCAGCTCAGGCTGTTGGTAGCATGCAGAAGTTATCTTCTCTCCCTTTTCCGGGGGTTCCAGTGAATCCTCCTTTTCTGCAGCCTCATGGTCCTGTGCAGTTCGGAATGCCTGGACCACAGGTTCAACATCAAGGAATACCTTGTTCTTCGTTCCCAATGCCAATGCCAATGCCACTACCAGTTGGAAATCCCAACCAAGTTAGGCATCCTCCATTTGTCCCTGGTCTGCAACCTCACCCTATGCAGCTTCAGGGAGCAATCCAACATGGACAAATGATGAACTTCCCTTCTAAATTTGGTCATCAGCTGAGCACTCCATTTGGCAACATGGGAGTTGGGATTCCACCACAGTTTGGGCAGCATGTTAGGAAGGTTAATTCTCGCAAATCTGTTAAAATTACTCATCCCGACACTCATGAAGAGTTGAAACTAGATGAGAAGGTTGACATGAAATTGGATGGTGGTTCATCTGGCTTGGCAATACATCATCCTGGGGGCTTACCATCACAGCCTATGCATTATGGTCCCTCTCTCCCTATGAGCTTTTCCCCACAGATGTCCCCGAATCCTATGTTCTTACAAAATGCTCCTTCAGTTCCTATAACAAACTCCCTTGTGGCTCCCTGCGCTCCAGGACTAGGATATAGCTCTTCAG TTCAAATGGCAATTAACCAAGCTCCAGGCTCTGTAAGAAGAGAGGTTTTGGCATCTTCATATCCAGTTTCCTTGAAGACAGCAGAAACAGAAAAGGCACTGCAACCACCTTTGAGAGTTAACTCTAGTGAAGAGGGATCAAGGATTCTCCCGGAAACCTCTGTTGAGGCATCAGAATCTGCCTCCAAGCCAACAACTTTTGCTTCACCCTCAAGCACATCACTTGTTTCTGTCGATATACCTCCTTCTGGTAGTGCTACAGCTATAGGAAGCAATGTTAACCATGTTCGAGGAGTCGATTATGTTGAGACCGAGTTGAAGAACCCTCCAAAGAAAAGCCAATTGCATCCTCAACAACTACGAGAG GAAGGAAATTCCGCATCCAAATCGAATCCTACTCCAACAAATTCAGTAGACCGTATTTCTGAAGGTCAAAATGCTGCAACTATAGAAACCCAAGCAGCAGTGAAAGAAACTCAAACTGAAAGAAACTCAAATGAATGGAATGCATCGGGTCAAGTATCAAGCACAGGAGGCTGTGAAACTAACAATGTAGTACATCAGTTGTCACATTCTGCTGCTTCCTTATCAGATTGCAATGTTTCTAAAATTGTGGTGCCTGTTgctacaaataataataaagaagttTTGCCTTCTGCATCTGGAGCAAAGTGTAATGAGGATTCTCATATTCATACTTCACCGTCATCTCCATCAAATACCAAAACTAGGGGAAAAGTCTCTGAGGAAACAAAAACTGAATATCGCCGTGTTCAAGGATCAACTCCAAAGGATAAACATACAAATAAGGTGAAAAGTGCAAACTCCAGGGGAAAGAAAAAGAGGAGAGAAATTCTTCAGAAAGCTGATGCAGCTGGAGATGCATCTGATCTTTATATGGCATTTAAGGGACCCAAGGAGAAACTACAATCTTCTGTTTCTTCAGGAAGTGTTGAGAGTTGTTCCAGTCTCACTGCAAGGAAGATATCATCAAGTTCCAATGAAGATTTTTCGGCAAATGAAGATAAAAAGACTACAGCTGAACCAAACAGCTGGGAAGATGCTGCTATGTCAACTCCAAAGTTGGAAACTTCTGGTGACAATAAAATTGTTAATGATAATCTTAGGCATCCAAATGGTGGAAGTGATACTACAGGACACATGAGATACTCAAGAGATTTCCTTCTTACCCTTTCTTCTCATTTTGGTGATCTCCCTGATAATTTTGAAGTTCCATGGCATATGGCGGAGGCCCTTTTGAGTCCTAACTCTAGCATTTCGAAAGGGGTAGATTTTAACAAGAATGGTCCAAACTTCGGTCCTGGACAAATTAATAGCAGACAAGGCAGCTCTTCTTGGTCTGACAACCGTCCTACTGGAATGGCAGATGATGGCAGGTGGACCAATGAGCAACATATTGATATCAACCAAGGAGGAAACGCTAATGGTGCTCGTCCGGGTCGAGGAAACCACAAGAATATGAGGAATCTACAAGGACAGCCACCTAACCAATATGTATCTGTGTTTCCTGCTGGAACAATGCTGCCATTAGCCTCTCAGGGAGGAATACAACATATTCGGTCCGATGCCAACCGCTGGCAGCGGGTTTCTGGCTCCCGAAAAGGTTCATTTGCTTCTCACTCTCCACTGCAAGTTATGCACAAAGCTGACAAGAAATATGAGATACGCAAAGTGACTGATGCAGAAGAGGCAAAACGTAGACACTTGAAAGCTATCCTCAACAAGCTAACGCCACAAAATTTTGAGAAGCTGTTTGAGCAAGTAAAGGAGGTTAATATTGATAGTGCTACCACTCTTGCTGGTGTCATTTCCCAGATATTTGACAAAGCTCTCATGGAGCCAACATTTTGTGAGATGTATGCAAATTTTTGTTATCATCTAGCCGGGGAACTTCCTGATTTTGTGGAGGACAATCAGAAAATAACCTTCAAGAGACTGCTCCTAGATAAATGCCAGGAGGAGTTTGAGAGAGGTGAAAGAGAAGAAGCAGAAGCCGACAGTATGGAAGAGGATGGAGCGGTAAAGCTGTCAGAGGGAAAGAGAGAGGAGATGAGGTTACAAACACGAAGAAGGATGTTAGGTAACATCAGATTGATTGGAGAATTATACAAGAAGAAGATGCTTACAGAGAGGATAATGCATGAGTGCATCCAGAAATTGCTTGGGCAGTACCAGACTCCAGATGAGGAAGATATTGAGTCTCTCTGCAAGCTTATGAGCACTATAGGAGAAATGATCGACCATTCCAAGGCAAAGGATTACATGGACGCGTATTTTGATATGATGACGACAATGGCTAACAATACAGATTTGTCTACAAGGGTGAGGTTTATGTTGATGGATATTATtgatttgagaaaaaataagtGGCAGCAAAGAAGAAAAGTAGAAGGCCCCAAAAAAATAGAGGAAGTGCGAAGAGATGCTGTGCAAGAACGTCGAGCTCAGGTTGGTCGGTCCCCTCGTGGTTCAAGCACTGTTTCCTCTGCTAGAAGAGGGCAGCCTGCAGATTTAAGTCCTCGTTCATCCATGCTTTCTTCTCCAGCTCCTCAGATGACTCCTTTTCGTGGAATACCATCACAAAATCGTGGATTTGGAAGCCAGGATTGCAGGTTAGAAGCTAAACATCCACATGAGAGTAGGACATCATCAGCTGCCATGCCACAGCGATCTAGTGATGATTATAAAACAATGAGCCTTGGTCCGCGGGGAGGCCCCGGAAGGGGAACGCCTTTCAGGGGTCAAGTAATGCATTCTGCTAGTCCCGTGACTGCCAGTGCAGGTGGGTGGTCACCATACAACTCAAGACAAGAATCAATATCCAAATATGCTCCAGGGACAGTTGTGAAGCCTACTGCTAATTATGCTCGGCCAAATCAACATGAGCACGCACATTATGCAGAAAAAGAATTAACAAATACAAATCGTCCTTTTGGGGCATCTGCCGAACCACCAGCGTCAAATTCACCAGGAACGATATGGTCTGAAGAACGTCTTGGAGAAATGTCGATTGCAGCTATTCGTGAATTTTACAG TGCAGTTGATGAGGACGAAGTTGTTCTACGCATTGGAGAATTGAACTCACCAAGCTTTCATCCAATGATGCTATCGATATGGGTAAATGACTCGTTTCAGAGGAAAGAAAGGGACAGGGATCTTCTTGCTCGGCTTCTTATCAGTCTTACAAAGTCAAAGGTGGTACTGGAAACCAAACATCTCATTGAGGG GTTTGAATCAGTTTTAGCTACTTTGGAGGACGAAGTTACTGATGCTCCAAAAGCAGCTGTATTTCTTGGTCGCATTTTCGGTAGATTAATCAGCGAAAATGTGATCTCTCTGAAAGAAGCAGGACATCTTATACAACATGGTGGTGAGGAGTCTGGTCATCTTCTGCAAACTGGATTGGGATACGAAGTTCTCGAAAGTACATTTGACCTTATAAGATCAGAGAAGGGAGAATCAGCCTTGAAAGACATCTGCAGCGCGTCCAGCACACAGTTGGAAGATTTTAGACCTCCTGTTCTGTCCAAATGA